In Arachis hypogaea cultivar Tifrunner chromosome 17, arahy.Tifrunner.gnm2.J5K5, whole genome shotgun sequence, a single window of DNA contains:
- the LOC112764248 gene encoding leucine-rich repeat protein 1 — protein MELQSLFFSFLFCFSLTLTAVHLAAANSEGDALYTLKRSLSDPDNVLQSWDPTLVSPCTWFHVTCNQNNRVTRVDLGNSNLSGHLVPELGKLEHLQYLELYKNNIQGTIPPELGNLKSLVSLDLYNNNISGTIPPSLGKLKNLVFLRLNDNRLTGPIPKELVGISSLKVVDVSNNNLCGTIPTSGPFEHIPLNNFENNPRLEGPELLGLVSYDTNCS, from the exons ATGGAACTACAATCCCTATTCTTCTCGTTCCTCTTCTGCTTTTCGCTAACCCTAACTGCCGTTCACCTCGCCGCCGCCAATTCCGAAGGTGACGCACTTTACACTCTCAAACGGAGTCTCTCCGACCCCGATAACGTTCTCCAGAGCTGGGATCCAACACTTGTTAGCCCCTGCACTTGGTTCCACGTCACCTGCAACCAGAACAACCGCGTTACTCGAGt GGATCTCGGTAACTCTAACCTATCTGGACATTTGGTACCTGAACTTGGGAAGCTTGAGCATTTACAATATCT TGAGCTGTACAAAAACAACATTCAAGGAACTATTCCTCCGGAGCTTGGAAACCTCAAGAGTCTTGTTAGCTTGGACTTGTATAACAACAACATATCTGGCACCATCCCTCCTTCACTTGGGAAATTGAAGAATCTTGTTTTTCT TCGACTTAATGACAATCGATTAACTGGCCCGATCCCCAAGGAACTTGTTGGTATATCAAGCCTTAAAGTAGT GGATGTCTCTAACAATAACTTGTGTGGAACAATTCCTACCTCTGGGCCATTTGAGCATATTCCATTGAATAA CTTTGAGAATAACCCTCGGTTGGAAGGCCCAGAGTTGTTGGGACTGGTGAGCTATGACACAAACTGCTCATGA
- the LOC112765585 gene encoding AP-1 complex subunit sigma-2 isoform X1 has translation MIHFVLLISRQGKVRLTKWYSPYSQKERSKVIRELSSEILSRGPKLCNFVEWRGFKVVYKRYASLYFCICSDQDDNELETLSIIHHYVETLDRYFGSVCELDLIFNFHKAYFILDEILLAGEMQETSKRTTLRLIAAQEELLEAAKEEASSLSSIIAQATK, from the exons ATG attcacTTTGTGCTTCTCATAAGTAGACAAGGAAAAGTAAGGCTTACAAAATGGTATTCTCCATACTCTCAAAAAGAAAGATCCAAG gTAATTCGAGAGTTAAGCAGTGAGATTCTCTCACGAGGTCCGAAACTGTGCAATTTCGTAGAATGGAGGGGATTTAAAGTTGTTTATAAAAG ATATGCTAGCCTTTACTTTTGCATATGCAGTGATCAAGATGACAATGAATTGGAGACACTCTCCATTATTCATCATTATGTTGAGACATTGGATCGCTATTTTGGCAGT gTTTGTGAATTGGATTTGATCTTTAACTTCCATAAG GCATATTTTATTTTGGATGAAATTTTGCTTGCTGGAGAGATGCAAGAAACTAGCAAGAGAACTACACTCAGACTCATAGCTGCAcag GAGGAATTATTAGAAGCAGCTAAAGAGGAGGCTAGTTCATTGAGTAGCATAATTGCTCaagccaccaagtga
- the LOC112765585 gene encoding AP-1 complex subunit sigma-2 isoform X3 has protein sequence MIHFVLLISRQGKVRLTKWYSPYSQKERSKVIRELSSEILSRGPKLCNFVEWRGFKVVYKRYASLYFCICSDQDDNELETLSIIHHYVETLDRYFGSAYFILDEILLAGEMQETSKRTTLRLIAAQEELLEAAKEEASSLSSIIAQATK, from the exons ATG attcacTTTGTGCTTCTCATAAGTAGACAAGGAAAAGTAAGGCTTACAAAATGGTATTCTCCATACTCTCAAAAAGAAAGATCCAAG gTAATTCGAGAGTTAAGCAGTGAGATTCTCTCACGAGGTCCGAAACTGTGCAATTTCGTAGAATGGAGGGGATTTAAAGTTGTTTATAAAAG ATATGCTAGCCTTTACTTTTGCATATGCAGTGATCAAGATGACAATGAATTGGAGACACTCTCCATTATTCATCATTATGTTGAGACATTGGATCGCTATTTTGGCAGT GCATATTTTATTTTGGATGAAATTTTGCTTGCTGGAGAGATGCAAGAAACTAGCAAGAGAACTACACTCAGACTCATAGCTGCAcag GAGGAATTATTAGAAGCAGCTAAAGAGGAGGCTAGTTCATTGAGTAGCATAATTGCTCaagccaccaagtga
- the LOC112765585 gene encoding AP-1 complex subunit sigma-2 isoform X2 has translation MIHFVLLISRQGKVRLTKWYSPYSQKERSKVIRELSSEILSRGPKLCNFVEWRGFKVVYKSDQDDNELETLSIIHHYVETLDRYFGSVCELDLIFNFHKAYFILDEILLAGEMQETSKRTTLRLIAAQEELLEAAKEEASSLSSIIAQATK, from the exons ATG attcacTTTGTGCTTCTCATAAGTAGACAAGGAAAAGTAAGGCTTACAAAATGGTATTCTCCATACTCTCAAAAAGAAAGATCCAAG gTAATTCGAGAGTTAAGCAGTGAGATTCTCTCACGAGGTCCGAAACTGTGCAATTTCGTAGAATGGAGGGGATTTAAAGTTGTTTATAAAAG TGATCAAGATGACAATGAATTGGAGACACTCTCCATTATTCATCATTATGTTGAGACATTGGATCGCTATTTTGGCAGT gTTTGTGAATTGGATTTGATCTTTAACTTCCATAAG GCATATTTTATTTTGGATGAAATTTTGCTTGCTGGAGAGATGCAAGAAACTAGCAAGAGAACTACACTCAGACTCATAGCTGCAcag GAGGAATTATTAGAAGCAGCTAAAGAGGAGGCTAGTTCATTGAGTAGCATAATTGCTCaagccaccaagtga
- the LOC112764387 gene encoding ETHYLENE INSENSITIVE 3-like 1 protein, translating to MMMFDDMGFCGDLDVLCGPLGESDMTARQTEPDAVVEDDYSDEEIDVDELERRMWRDKMRLKRLKEQSKAKEGIDAAKQRQSQEQARRKKMSRAQDGILKYMLKMMEVCKAQGFVYGIIPEKGKPVTGASDNLREWWKDKVRFDRNGPAAIAKYQADNAIPGKNDGCNAIGPTPHTLQELQDTTLGSLLSALMQHCDPPQRRFPLEKGVPPPWWPTGNEEWWPQIGLPKDQGPPPYKKPHDLKKAWKVGVLTAVIKHMSPDIAKIRKLVRQSKCLQDKMTAKESATWLAIINQEEALARELYPDYCPPLSSGGGSGSLVINDCTEYDVDGAENEPNFDVEDRKPENLHPSNLGMRGRLQVQKPSLPIKGEVVTNLDFIRKRKSDFNLMVDQKIYTCEHPQCPYSEGRLGFQDRSSRDNHQLNCPYRNNSAADFAGPNFHVNEVKPVIFPQSYVQPNTTAQPASLVPPTFDLTGLGVPEDGQKMISDLMSIYDANVVGNKNTSSNNFVAENQNQNIPQQCINQQQESFFPNQGMVMEGNFFARDDNNQFDRFKAMNTPFETTTTAAATAVATTNPPNNNNSNFNFMFGSPCDLGSFDFKEDLQGGMGMDSLHKQPDVSIWYQ from the coding sequence ATGATGATGTTTGATGACATGGGGTTTTGTGGAGATTTGGATGTTTTGTGCGGTCCCCTCGGCGAATCGGATATGACTGCCAGACAGACTGAGCCTGATGCAGTGGTGGAGGATGATTATAGCGACGAAGAGATCGATGTGGATGAGCTTGAGAGAAGGATGTGGAGGGACAAAATGCGTCTCAAGAGATTGAAAGAGCAAAGCAAGGCTAAAGAAGGCATCGATGCGGCGAAGCAAAGGCAATCCCAAGAACAAGCTAGGAGGAAAAAGATGTCAAGAGCTCAAGATGGGATACTCAAGTATATGCTCAAGATGATGGAGGTTTGCAAGGCTCAGGGATTCGTCTATGGGATTATACCCGAGAAGGGGAAGCCGGTTACTGGGGCGTCCGACAATCTTCGCGAGTGGTGGAAGGATAAGGTCCGGTTTGATCGAAACGGTCCGGCTGCAATAGCCAAGTATCAAGCTGATAATGCTATCCCTGGGAAGAATGATGGATGCAATGCTATCGGTCCGACTCCACACACCTTGCAAGAGTTACAAGACACAACCTTGGGGTCTCTCTTGTCTGCACTTATGCAGCACTGTGATCCTCCTCAGAGGAGGTTCCCTCTAGAGAAGGGTGTTCCTCCGCCGTGGTGGCCGACCGGTAATGAAGAGTGGTGGCCTCAAATTGGTTTGCCTAAAGATCAAGGTCCTCCTCCTTACAAGAAGCCTCATGATCTTAAGAAGGCATGGAAGGTGGGTGTCCTAACTGCAGTTATCAAGCACATGTCTCCTGATATCGCCAAGATTCGCAAGCTCGTGAGGCAGTCCAAATGCCTTCAAGATAAAATGACAGCGAAGGAGAGCGCCACCTGGCTTGCCATCATCAATCAAGAGGAGGCCTTGGCTCGCGAGCTTTATCCTGATTATTGCCCACCTTTGTCTTCTGGTGGGGGAAGTGGATCTTTGGTCATCAATGATTGCACCGAGTATGACGTCGATGGAGCCGAGAATGAGCCTAACTTCGACGTGGAAGACCGGAAACCGGAGAATCTTCATCCGTCTAATCTCGGCATGAGGGGAAGGCTGCAGGTTCAGAAACCTTCTCTTCCAATCAAGGGAGAGGTTGTAACAAACTTGGACTTCATTCGGAAGAGGAAGAGTGACTTTAACTTGATGGTGGATCAGAAAATCTACACATGTGAGCACCCTCAGTGCCCTTACAGCGAAGGCCGGCTCGGCTTCCAAGACCGGTCTTCGAGGGACAACCACCAACTCAACTGTCCATATAGAAACAACTCAGCTGCTGATTTCGCCGGTCCGAATTTCCATGTCAATGAGGTTAAGCCTGTTATATTCCCACAGTCCTATGTTCAACCAAACACCACAGCTCAGCCTGCTAGTTTGGTTCCTCCAACATTCGACTTAACCGGACTCGGCGTCCCGGAGGACGGCCAGAAAATGATCAGTGACCTCATGTCAATCTATGATGCAAATGTTGTAGGAAACAAGAACACAAGCTCCAATAACTTTGTAGCTGAGAATCAAAATCAAAACATTCCTCAACAATGCATCAATCAACAACAGGAAAGTTTCTTCCCCAATCAAGGAATGGTGATGGAAGGAAACTTCTTTGCAAGGGATGATAATAATCAATTTGACAGGTTCAAAGCCATGAACACACCCTTTGAGACCACCACCACAGCCGCGGCCACCGCCGTCGCCACCACCAACCCCCCCAATAACAACAACAGCAACTTTAACTTTATGTTTGGATCCCCTTGTGATCTAGGATCATTTGATTTCAAGGAGGATCTACAAGGAGGAATGGGAATGGATTCACTTCACAAACAACCAGATGTTTCAATATGGTACCAGTGA
- the LOC112764247 gene encoding L-ascorbate oxidase, translating into MRLKGAIRSIRVCWSIWLGYVIVLLSILMGLIGGSSSVRVREYKFEVGYMKKKPDCIENSYVMGINGHFPGPTIRAHVGDTLHISLFNNISTNEPTSIHWHGISQHGTPWADGTASISQCAINPGETFHYRFTVDKAGTYFYHGHYGLQRSAGLYGSLIVDLALGQKEPFHYHSEFNLLLSDWWHNTSLHQELSLSSKPFQWIGEPQSLLINGRGQYNCSMAANIVNNNATLPQCKFRTSDEECAPQILHVHPNKTYRIRIASTTSLSSLNFAISNHKMVVVEADGNYVDPFEVDDIDIYSGESYSILITTNQNPNNNYWISIGVRGRKPNTPQALTILNYKNASISSSNIIIPNSPPPITPQWNDFNRSKTFTNKIHALMGSPKPPTHYDHRLLLLNTQNLIDGYTKWAINNISLVLPQTPYLGSIKFKINAAFDRRHPSEKFSNGYDIFSPPINPNANFGNRVYMFNMNQVVDVILQNANVLSGKNSDIHPWHLHGHDFWVLGYGDGKFKQGYDEKKFNLKNPPLKNTAAVFPYGWTALRFRANNPGVWFFHCHIEAHLHMGMGVIFAEGVQLVKGIPKQALACGLTKKIMSFNTTNN; encoded by the exons ATGAGGTTGAAAGGTGCAATAAGAAGTATTAGGGTTTGTTGGTCCATATGGTTAGGTtatgtgatagtgttattatcaATATTAATGGGATTAATAGGAGGAAGTAGTAGTGTTAGAGTTAGAGAGTATAAGTTTGAAGTGGGATACATGAAGAAGAAGCCAGATTGCATTGAGAATAGTTATGTTATGGGAATCAATGGCCATTTTCCAGGTCCAACCATTAGAGCTCATGTTGGAGACACTCTTCATATTTCACTCTTTAATAATATTTCCACCAATGAACCCACTTCTATTCATTGGCATGGAATTTCACAG CATGGAACACCTTGGGCAGATGGAACTGCTTCAATTTCACAATGTGCAATAAACCCAGGAGAAACTTTCCATTATAGATTCACTGTTGATAAG GCTGGTACATACTTCTACCATGGACACTATGGATTGCAAAGATCAGCAGGGTTATATGGTTCTCTAATTGTGGATTTGGCATTGGGACAAAAAGAACCATTTCATTATCATTCTGAATTCAACCTTTTGCTTAGTGATTGGTGGCACAATACttctcttcatcaagaactttcCCTCTCTTCCAAACCATTCCAATGGATTGGAGAACCCcag TCTTTGTTGATTAATGGAAGAGGACAATATAACTGTTCCATGGCAGCTAATATTGTGAATAATAATGCGACGTTACCCCAATGCAAATTTAGAACAAGTGATGAAGAGTGTGCACCACAGATTCTCCATGTTCATCCAAACAAGACCTACAGAATCAGAATTGCTAGCACCacttccttatcttctcttaattTCGCCATTTCA AATCACAAAATGGTGGTGGTGGAAGCTGATGGGAACTATGTTGATCCCTTTGAAGTTGATGACATAGACATATACTCAGGAGAGAGCTATTCAATCCTCATAACCACAAATCAAAACCCTAACAACAATTATTGGATCTCAATTGGTGTTAGAGGAAGAAAACCTAACACCCCACAAGCCCTAACAATCCTAAACTACAAAAATGCATCTATTTCTTCCTCTAATATTATTATCCCTAATTCTCCACCACCAATCACACCCCAATGGAATGATTTTAACCGTAGCAAGACCTTCACTAACAAAATCCATGCCCTAATGGGTTCCCCTAAGCCTCCAACTCACTATGATCATAGGCTTCTACTTCTCAACACACAAAACCTAATTGATGGCTACACTAAATGGGCAATTAACAACATTTCCCTAGTGTTGCCACAAACTCCTTACTTGGGTTCCATTAAATTCAAGATAAATGCTGCGTTCGATCGTAGACACCCGTCTGAGAAATTTTCTAACGGTTATGATATTTTTAGCCCGCCGATAAACCCTAATGCGAATTTTGGAAATAGGGTTTATATGTTTAATATGAACCAAGTTGTTGATGTGATACTTCAAAATGCAAATGTATTATCCGGAAAGAACAGTGATATTCACCCTTGGCACTTGCATGGACATGATTTTTGGGTATTAGGGTATGGAGATGGAAAATTCAAACAAGGTTATGATGAGAAAAAGTTTAACCTAAAAAATCCGCCGCTAAAAAACACGGCGGCCGTCTTCCCTTATGGGTGGACTGCTTTGAGGTTTAGGGCAAATAACCCCGGAGTTTGGTTCTTCCATTGCCACATTGAAGCTCATTTGCATATGGGAATGGGTGTGATCTTTGCTGAGGGCGTTCAACTTGTGAAGGGCATACCTAAGCAAGCTCTAGCATGTGGCCTTACTAAGAAGATAATGTCCTTCAACACAACTAATAATTAG
- the LOC112765585 gene encoding AP-1 complex subunit sigma-2 isoform X4, protein MIHFVLLISRQGKVRLTKWYSPYSQKERSKVIRELSSEILSRGPKLCNFVEWRGFKVVYKSDQDDNELETLSIIHHYVETLDRYFGSAYFILDEILLAGEMQETSKRTTLRLIAAQEELLEAAKEEASSLSSIIAQATK, encoded by the exons ATG attcacTTTGTGCTTCTCATAAGTAGACAAGGAAAAGTAAGGCTTACAAAATGGTATTCTCCATACTCTCAAAAAGAAAGATCCAAG gTAATTCGAGAGTTAAGCAGTGAGATTCTCTCACGAGGTCCGAAACTGTGCAATTTCGTAGAATGGAGGGGATTTAAAGTTGTTTATAAAAG TGATCAAGATGACAATGAATTGGAGACACTCTCCATTATTCATCATTATGTTGAGACATTGGATCGCTATTTTGGCAGT GCATATTTTATTTTGGATGAAATTTTGCTTGCTGGAGAGATGCAAGAAACTAGCAAGAGAACTACACTCAGACTCATAGCTGCAcag GAGGAATTATTAGAAGCAGCTAAAGAGGAGGCTAGTTCATTGAGTAGCATAATTGCTCaagccaccaagtga